From Bacteroidales bacterium WCE2004, a single genomic window includes:
- a CDS encoding 2-keto-3-deoxy-phosphogluconate aldolase, with translation MAKYDKLQVLATMTETGMVPVFYHADAEVAKKVLKACYDGGVRAFEFTNRGDFAQEVFGELVKYANKELPGMIVGVGSVIDPATAALYIQLGANFVVGPLFNPAIAPVCNRRLIPYCPGCGSVSEVGAAQEAGCDLCKVFPGDVLGPSFVKGLRAPMPWSRLMVTGGVKPERANLEGWFKAGVTCVGMGSNLFPKDVIAAGDWSRITKLCQDALQIIREVR, from the coding sequence ATGGCAAAATACGACAAACTCCAGGTCCTCGCGACGATGACGGAGACCGGCATGGTGCCGGTGTTCTACCATGCGGACGCCGAGGTCGCCAAGAAAGTCCTCAAGGCCTGCTATGACGGCGGCGTGCGGGCGTTCGAATTCACCAATCGCGGAGACTTCGCGCAGGAAGTCTTCGGCGAACTCGTCAAATACGCAAACAAGGAGCTCCCCGGCATGATCGTCGGCGTGGGCAGCGTGATCGACCCGGCCACCGCCGCGCTCTACATCCAGCTCGGCGCCAACTTCGTGGTCGGCCCCCTGTTCAATCCCGCCATCGCACCGGTGTGCAACCGCCGCCTCATCCCCTACTGCCCGGGCTGCGGCTCGGTCAGCGAGGTCGGCGCGGCGCAGGAAGCCGGCTGCGACCTGTGCAAGGTCTTCCCGGGCGACGTGCTCGGCCCGTCCTTCGTCAAGGGCCTCCGCGCCCCGATGCCGTGGAGCCGCCTGATGGTCACGGGCGGCGTCAAGCCCGAGCGGGCCAACCTCGAGGGCTGGTTCAAGGCCGGCGTGACCTGCGTCGGCATGGGCTCCAACCTCTTCCCCAAGGACGTCATCGCCGCCGGCGATTGGTCCAGGATCACGAAACTCTGTCAGGACGCCCTGCAAATCATCCGGGAGGTAAGGTAA
- a CDS encoding MFS transporter, ACS family, hexuronate transporter codes for MATTQQKLMTNWRWWLCSLLFVATTVNYLDRQVLSLTYEEFIKPEFHWTDADYGTITSFFSIFYAICCLFAGKFVDWMGTKKGYLIAICVWSVGACMHAACGWATSLFTGLDGVAALRAVEAGSNVALAVSTTSVYLFLLCRGILALGESGNFPAAIKVTAEYFPKKDRAFATSIFNAGASVGALAAPLMIPPLAVRFGWEWAFIIIGGLGFIWMFFWTFMYEKPEKSRRVNEAELAYIHQDDGAESKPDRSEGPEKSIPFVQCLRYKQTWAFITGKFFTDGVWWFFLFWAPSYFSNQFNAPATSSLGQALIFTLYAIVTVISIIGGYLPKIFVEKKGMNPYAGRMLAMLIFAFFPIAALFAQPLGINLGSAWWPAILIGLAGAGHQAWSANLYSTIGDMFPKSTIASITGIGTTAGGIGSMIVQKVAGNLFTHAEEAGAAFHFLGFEGKPAGYFVMFCYCGVAYLIAWFIMKSLVPKYKPIEL; via the coding sequence ATGGCGACCACACAACAGAAACTGATGACCAACTGGCGCTGGTGGCTCTGCTCGCTGCTCTTCGTGGCGACGACCGTCAACTACCTCGACCGCCAGGTCCTTTCCCTCACCTACGAGGAGTTTATCAAACCCGAATTCCACTGGACGGACGCCGACTACGGCACCATCACGTCCTTCTTCTCCATCTTCTACGCCATCTGCTGCCTGTTCGCGGGCAAGTTCGTGGACTGGATGGGCACCAAGAAGGGCTACCTGATCGCCATCTGCGTCTGGTCCGTCGGCGCGTGCATGCACGCCGCCTGCGGCTGGGCCACTTCCCTCTTCACGGGCCTGGACGGCGTGGCCGCCCTGCGCGCCGTCGAGGCGGGCAGCAACGTGGCGCTCGCCGTGTCCACGACTTCCGTCTATCTGTTCCTGCTCTGCCGCGGCATCCTCGCCCTCGGCGAATCCGGCAACTTCCCGGCCGCCATCAAGGTGACGGCCGAGTATTTCCCGAAGAAGGACCGCGCCTTCGCGACCTCCATCTTCAATGCCGGCGCCTCCGTCGGCGCGCTCGCCGCCCCGCTGATGATCCCGCCCCTCGCCGTCAGGTTCGGCTGGGAGTGGGCCTTCATCATCATCGGCGGCCTGGGCTTCATCTGGATGTTCTTCTGGACCTTCATGTACGAGAAGCCCGAGAAGAGCCGCCGGGTCAACGAAGCGGAGCTGGCCTACATCCACCAGGACGACGGAGCGGAAAGCAAGCCCGACCGCAGCGAAGGACCCGAGAAGTCCATCCCCTTCGTGCAGTGCCTGCGCTACAAGCAGACCTGGGCCTTCATCACCGGCAAGTTCTTCACCGACGGCGTGTGGTGGTTCTTCCTGTTCTGGGCGCCTTCCTATTTCAGCAACCAGTTCAACGCCCCCGCCACGTCCAGCCTGGGCCAGGCGCTGATCTTCACGCTCTACGCCATCGTGACCGTGATCTCGATCATCGGCGGCTACCTGCCCAAGATCTTCGTCGAGAAGAAAGGCATGAACCCCTATGCGGGCCGCATGCTCGCGATGCTCATCTTCGCCTTCTTCCCCATCGCCGCGCTCTTCGCGCAGCCGCTGGGCATCAACCTCGGCTCCGCGTGGTGGCCAGCCATCCTGATCGGCCTCGCCGGCGCCGGACACCAGGCCTGGAGCGCCAACCTCTATTCGACCATCGGCGACATGTTCCCGAAGAGCACCATCGCCTCCATCACCGGCATCGGCACGACGGCGGGCGGCATCGGTTCGATGATCGTCCAGAAGGTCGCCGGCAACCTCTTCACGCACGCGGAAGAGGCGGGCGCCGCCTTCCATTTCCTCGGATTCGAGGGCAAGCCGGCCGGCTATTTCGTCATGTTCTGCTACTGCGGCGTCGCCTACCTGATCGCCTGGTTCATCATGAAATCCCTTGTCCCGAAGTACAAGCCCATCGAGCTATAA
- a CDS encoding Carbon-nitrogen hydrolase, giving the protein MKICLVQFDIAWGDPQANFAHLDALLAGAPKADLYVLPEMFTTGFATLEGATVEQEPSVGLAWMQRKAAELKAAVAGSVALQTPSGKCANRFFFVRPDGSFEHYDKRHLFGYGGEGERFLGGQERVVVEYGGVRFLLAVCYDVRFPVWLRNRDDYDAILLVASWPDVRRFAWDTLSRARAIENACYLAAVNRVGTDPACSYNGGTAFIGPFGETLSAVPDGEEGFACGELDLEHLAAYHAKFPVLEDADSFEIK; this is encoded by the coding sequence ATGAAAATCTGTCTCGTCCAATTCGACATCGCCTGGGGAGACCCGCAGGCGAACTTCGCCCACCTCGACGCCCTGCTCGCAGGGGCGCCCAAGGCGGACCTGTATGTCCTTCCGGAAATGTTCACCACGGGATTCGCGACCCTGGAGGGAGCGACCGTAGAGCAGGAGCCATCCGTCGGCCTCGCCTGGATGCAGCGCAAGGCAGCGGAGCTGAAGGCCGCGGTGGCCGGCAGCGTGGCGCTGCAGACCCCCTCGGGCAAATGCGCCAACCGCTTCTTCTTCGTCCGTCCGGACGGGAGCTTCGAGCACTACGACAAGCGCCACCTGTTCGGCTATGGCGGCGAAGGCGAACGCTTCCTGGGCGGCCAGGAGCGCGTGGTCGTCGAATACGGCGGCGTGCGCTTCCTGCTGGCGGTCTGCTACGACGTCCGCTTCCCGGTCTGGCTACGCAACCGCGATGACTACGACGCCATCCTGCTGGTGGCCAGCTGGCCCGACGTGCGGCGTTTCGCGTGGGACACGCTCAGCCGCGCCCGCGCCATCGAGAACGCCTGCTACCTCGCGGCCGTCAACCGCGTCGGCACGGACCCTGCCTGCAGCTACAACGGCGGCACCGCCTTCATCGGGCCCTTCGGCGAGACGCTCTCCGCCGTGCCCGACGGGGAGGAAGGCTTCGCCTGCGGCGAACTGGACCTGGAGCATCTGGCCGCCTATCACGCCAAGTTCCCCGTCCTCGAAGACGCGGACAGTTTCGAAATCAAATAA
- a CDS encoding polyribonucleotide nucleotidyltransferase, with translation MIEIETGKLAKQAAGSAVVKMGGTMVLATVTCAEEVKEGTDFMPLTVDYREKYYAAGRFPGGFMKRESKPSDYEVLIARLVDRPIRPLWPDDFHLEVFVNISLISAEKDIQPDALAGLAASCALASSDLPFGGPVSEVRVSRINGEFVINPNFSQMKDSDLELMVAATEENIMMVEGEMNEVSEHDMLEAIKFAHEEIKKHCRVQKELMHELGTDVNKRDYPHDVEDEDLKKAVHDFCYDKCYALAKSAKPKKEREEGFKAIKEEFLATIPEEQLEEKTPLVERYYHAEEKEAMRNMILDEGIRLDGRVCDQVRPIWCEVDYLPCAHGSAIFTRGETQSLATVTLGTKMDMKEMDEVLIQEDQQFVLHYNFPPFATGEAKPQRGPGRREIGHGNLAMRALKPVIPMAPENPYAVRVVSDILESNGSSSMASVCGGCLALMDAGVKIKKPVAGVAMGLITDETRPNDRYAILTDILGDEDHLGDMDFKVTGTADGITATQMDIKVDGLSYEVLEKALEQARQGRMHIMGEMMKTISEPRADYKPFVPRIVQIRIAAEFIGAVIGKGGETIQKIQKETGCVINIDEEPIPGTNLTEGVVDIASDNADNMQKALDWIKGICAVPEVGTVYHGKVVSILEFGAFIEILPGKEGLLHVSEIAWNKTEKVEDVLAVGDEVDVKLLEIDAKTGKMRLSMRALTEKPEGYKEPERRPRGERGDRGDRGERGERRGGDRREGGRGRDERRGGERREGGRDGRHSDRPRHNNGPRNDAPTPSFDDFKENVEEVF, from the coding sequence GTGATCGAGATCGAGACCGGCAAACTGGCCAAGCAGGCCGCCGGCTCCGCCGTTGTCAAGATGGGAGGCACCATGGTCCTCGCCACCGTGACCTGTGCCGAAGAAGTCAAGGAAGGCACCGATTTCATGCCTCTCACCGTGGACTACCGTGAGAAGTACTATGCCGCGGGACGTTTCCCCGGCGGCTTTATGAAGCGCGAGAGCAAACCCTCCGACTACGAGGTGCTCATCGCCCGCCTGGTGGACCGCCCCATCCGCCCGCTGTGGCCGGATGACTTCCACCTGGAAGTCTTTGTGAACATCAGCCTGATTTCCGCCGAGAAGGACATCCAGCCCGACGCCCTCGCCGGCCTGGCCGCCTCCTGCGCCCTCGCCTCTTCCGACCTGCCGTTCGGCGGCCCGGTCTCCGAAGTGCGCGTGAGCCGCATCAACGGCGAATTCGTCATCAACCCGAACTTCTCCCAGATGAAGGATTCCGACCTCGAACTGATGGTCGCCGCCACCGAGGAGAACATCATGATGGTCGAAGGTGAGATGAACGAGGTCAGCGAGCACGACATGCTCGAGGCCATCAAGTTCGCCCACGAAGAGATCAAGAAGCACTGCCGCGTGCAGAAGGAGCTCATGCACGAGCTCGGCACCGACGTCAACAAGCGCGACTATCCGCACGACGTCGAGGACGAGGACCTCAAGAAGGCCGTCCACGACTTCTGCTACGACAAGTGCTACGCCCTGGCCAAGTCCGCCAAGCCCAAGAAGGAGCGTGAAGAGGGCTTCAAGGCCATCAAGGAGGAGTTCCTCGCCACCATTCCCGAGGAGCAGCTCGAGGAGAAGACCCCGCTCGTGGAGCGTTACTACCACGCCGAGGAGAAGGAAGCCATGCGCAACATGATCCTCGACGAGGGCATCCGTCTGGACGGCCGCGTCTGCGACCAGGTCCGTCCGATCTGGTGCGAGGTGGACTACCTCCCCTGCGCCCACGGCTCCGCCATCTTCACCCGCGGCGAGACGCAGTCCCTCGCGACCGTCACCCTCGGCACCAAGATGGATATGAAGGAGATGGACGAGGTGCTGATCCAGGAGGACCAGCAGTTCGTGCTCCACTACAACTTCCCGCCGTTCGCCACCGGCGAGGCCAAGCCGCAGCGCGGCCCCGGCCGTCGCGAGATCGGCCACGGCAACCTGGCGATGCGCGCCCTCAAGCCCGTCATCCCCATGGCTCCCGAGAACCCGTACGCCGTGCGCGTCGTTTCCGATATCCTCGAGTCCAACGGTTCTTCTTCCATGGCCTCCGTCTGCGGCGGCTGCCTCGCCCTCATGGACGCCGGCGTGAAGATCAAGAAGCCGGTGGCCGGTGTGGCCATGGGCCTGATCACCGACGAGACCCGTCCCAACGACCGTTACGCGATCCTCACCGACATCCTCGGTGACGAGGATCACCTCGGCGACATGGACTTCAAGGTCACCGGTACCGCCGACGGTATCACCGCCACCCAGATGGACATCAAGGTGGACGGCCTGTCCTACGAAGTCCTCGAGAAAGCCCTCGAGCAGGCCCGTCAGGGCCGTATGCACATCATGGGCGAGATGATGAAGACCATCAGCGAGCCGCGTGCGGACTACAAGCCGTTCGTGCCCCGCATCGTCCAGATCCGCATCGCCGCCGAGTTCATCGGCGCCGTCATCGGCAAGGGTGGCGAGACCATCCAGAAGATCCAGAAGGAGACCGGCTGCGTCATCAACATCGACGAGGAGCCGATCCCTGGCACCAACCTTACCGAGGGTGTCGTGGACATCGCTTCCGACAACGCCGACAACATGCAGAAGGCACTCGACTGGATCAAGGGCATCTGCGCTGTCCCCGAGGTCGGCACCGTTTATCACGGCAAGGTCGTGAGCATCCTTGAGTTCGGTGCGTTCATCGAGATCCTGCCGGGCAAGGAAGGCCTGCTGCACGTCTCCGAGATCGCCTGGAACAAGACCGAGAAGGTCGAGGATGTCCTCGCCGTCGGCGACGAAGTCGATGTCAAGCTCCTCGAGATCGACGCCAAGACCGGCAAGATGCGCCTCTCCATGCGCGCGCTGACCGAGAAGCCGGAAGGCTACAAGGAGCCGGAGCGCCGTCCGCGCGGTGAGCGCGGCGACCGTGGCGACCGCGGTGAGCGCGGTGAGCGCCGTGGCGGCGACCGCCGTGAGGGTGGCCGTGGCCGCGACGAGCGTCGTGGCGGCGAGCGCCGCGAAGGCGGCCGTGACGGCCGTCACAGCGACCGCCCGCGCCACAACAACGGCCCGCGCAACGACGCCCCCACGCCGTCCTTCGACGACTTCAAGGAGAATGTCGAGGAGGTCTTCTAA
- a CDS encoding small subunit ribosomal protein S15 — protein MPEKKQEIFAKYGKSNKDTGSPESQVALFSYRIAHLTEHVKKNKKDVVTRRSLLRLVGKRRQILDYLQEMDIERYRNIVKELGLRR, from the coding sequence ATGCCTGAGAAGAAGCAAGAGATTTTCGCGAAGTACGGGAAGTCCAATAAGGACACCGGCTCTCCTGAGAGTCAGGTTGCTTTATTTTCCTACCGTATCGCTCACCTTACCGAGCACGTGAAGAAGAACAAGAAGGACGTGGTTACCCGTCGTTCCCTTCTCCGCCTCGTCGGTAAGCGCCGCCAGATCCTGGACTACCTCCAGGAGATGGACATCGAGAGATACCGCAACATCGTCAAGGAGCTCGGTCTCCGTCGATAA
- a CDS encoding Outer membrane receptor proteins, mostly Fe transport, translated as MKKIFLSILLAAAGLGTLSAQTPMEVKRVGLDSLVNFLRKEFRQEIYYVKDAAEQSTFSVSAPRAQFLDAAFDALREKGYTISGYGTARFILHGKTVYTSLPAGYFDAGQKLGDDSGLQRYLAEQNAVVTFQNKVYEIGDDSANRHGKVYVSGHVRDVSSGEPLVGVSVYDEKTGAYAITDAAGFYRLALPVGDNTISLSGYSLDDMRLLLKVWDDGVLDVVMKEKVLSLKGATVSADAVSHHRTAKIGIERVRMEVINKIPSAFGEGDIIQAVLTLPGVKSVGEASTGFNVRGGSTDQNLILFNDGTVYNPTHLFGIFSAFNPDVVSEVELYKSSIPAEFGGRISSVLDVRSREGNAKKISGSMGIGLLTSRFQLEGPIVPDRTTFVLGARTSYSNWLLKLLPENSEYSGSTADFSDINASLTHKLNENNSLHAYFYWSLDGFKFSRDPAFRYANLNASLKWRSRLGPRLNLVATAGYDRYGARLDNSLRNNKKSGYRVRTRIGQVFGKLNFRYALNDMHNLSFGADVIRYDVLPGAMSPLYESESLVRTWSLPTQNAFEPALFVSDSWNVSQRLTLEGGIRLSSLLVGRPVKFYLSPEFRVAGKYSFRDNLSVKAGFNTMSQHIHLISNTSSISPIDTWQLSDSRIRPQYGWQTAAGLYWTVADGTVDLTLEGYYKRTSHQLDYKSGATTMMNPDLADDLVETYGKAYGVELMAKKTSGKLTGWASYSYSRSMLREMYDRGMETINGGAWYNAPYDKPHEFKLTGNYKFTHRYSMSVNVDYATGRPVTIPIGTFSYGGGERLAYSLRNTYRIPDYFRLDLAVNIEPGHYLKQFSHMSWTIGVYNVTAHKNAYSVFFEGTKSYLLSVFAYPIPYINLNLKF; from the coding sequence ATGAAAAAGATATTTCTCAGCATCCTGCTGGCTGCCGCCGGCCTGGGCACCCTGTCCGCACAGACTCCCATGGAGGTCAAGCGCGTCGGACTGGACTCGCTCGTCAATTTCCTGCGCAAAGAATTCCGGCAGGAGATCTATTACGTCAAGGACGCCGCCGAGCAGTCCACGTTCAGCGTGAGCGCGCCGCGGGCGCAGTTCCTCGACGCCGCATTCGACGCCCTGCGCGAAAAGGGCTATACCATCAGCGGCTACGGCACCGCCCGCTTCATCCTGCACGGCAAGACCGTCTACACTTCCCTGCCCGCCGGCTATTTCGACGCCGGCCAGAAACTGGGCGACGACAGCGGGCTGCAGCGCTACCTGGCGGAGCAGAACGCCGTCGTGACCTTCCAGAACAAGGTCTATGAGATCGGCGACGACTCGGCCAACCGCCACGGCAAGGTCTACGTCAGCGGACACGTCCGCGACGTCTCGAGCGGAGAGCCGCTCGTCGGCGTGTCGGTCTACGACGAGAAGACGGGCGCGTACGCGATTACGGACGCCGCCGGCTTCTACCGCCTGGCCCTGCCCGTCGGCGACAACACGATCAGCCTGAGCGGCTATTCGCTGGACGACATGCGCCTCCTGCTCAAGGTCTGGGACGACGGCGTCCTGGACGTCGTCATGAAGGAGAAGGTCCTTTCGCTGAAAGGCGCCACGGTCTCCGCGGACGCCGTCTCGCACCACCGTACCGCCAAGATCGGCATCGAGCGCGTGCGGATGGAGGTAATCAACAAGATTCCCTCCGCCTTCGGCGAAGGCGACATCATCCAGGCCGTCCTCACCCTGCCGGGCGTGAAGTCCGTGGGCGAGGCCTCCACCGGCTTCAACGTCCGGGGCGGCTCCACCGACCAGAACCTCATCCTGTTCAACGACGGCACGGTCTACAACCCCACGCACCTGTTCGGCATCTTCTCCGCCTTCAACCCCGACGTCGTCAGCGAAGTGGAGCTCTACAAGAGCAGCATCCCCGCCGAGTTCGGCGGGCGCATCTCCTCCGTCCTCGACGTCCGCTCCCGCGAAGGCAACGCCAAGAAGATCTCCGGCTCGATGGGCATCGGCCTGCTGACCAGCCGCTTCCAGCTCGAGGGCCCGATCGTGCCCGACCGGACCACCTTCGTCCTGGGCGCGCGCACGTCCTATTCCAACTGGCTCCTCAAGCTGCTCCCGGAGAACAGCGAGTATTCCGGCAGCACGGCCGACTTCAGCGACATCAACGCCTCCCTGACCCACAAGCTCAACGAGAACAATTCGCTGCACGCCTATTTCTACTGGTCCCTGGACGGCTTCAAGTTCTCCCGGGATCCGGCCTTCCGCTACGCCAACCTCAACGCTTCGCTGAAATGGCGCAGCCGCCTGGGCCCCCGCCTCAACCTGGTCGCCACGGCCGGATATGACCGCTATGGCGCCCGGCTGGACAACAGCCTGCGGAACAACAAGAAGTCCGGCTACCGCGTCAGGACGCGGATCGGACAAGTCTTCGGCAAGCTGAATTTCCGCTATGCGCTGAACGACATGCACAACCTCTCCTTCGGCGCAGACGTCATCCGCTACGACGTGCTGCCCGGAGCGATGTCCCCGCTCTACGAAAGTGAATCGCTTGTCAGGACCTGGTCGCTGCCCACGCAGAACGCATTCGAGCCGGCCCTGTTCGTCAGCGACAGCTGGAACGTCAGCCAGCGCCTGACCCTCGAGGGAGGCATCCGGCTCAGCAGCCTGCTCGTCGGGCGGCCGGTCAAGTTCTATCTCTCCCCCGAATTCCGCGTCGCTGGCAAATACTCCTTCCGCGACAACTTGTCGGTCAAGGCGGGATTCAACACGATGAGCCAGCATATCCACCTCATCTCCAATACGTCTTCCATCTCCCCGATCGACACCTGGCAACTCTCCGACAGCCGCATCCGGCCCCAGTACGGCTGGCAGACGGCCGCCGGCCTGTACTGGACCGTCGCCGACGGCACCGTGGACCTGACCCTGGAAGGCTACTACAAGCGCACCAGCCACCAGCTGGACTACAAGTCCGGCGCCACCACGATGATGAACCCGGACCTCGCGGACGACCTGGTGGAGACCTACGGCAAGGCCTACGGCGTCGAGCTGATGGCCAAGAAGACCTCCGGCAAGCTGACCGGATGGGCTTCCTACTCCTATTCCCGCTCGATGCTGCGCGAGATGTATGACCGCGGCATGGAGACCATCAACGGCGGGGCCTGGTACAACGCCCCGTACGACAAGCCCCACGAGTTCAAGCTGACGGGCAACTACAAGTTCACCCACCGCTACTCCATGTCGGTCAACGTCGACTACGCGACGGGGCGCCCCGTCACCATCCCCATCGGTACGTTCAGCTATGGCGGCGGCGAGCGGCTCGCCTATTCGCTGCGCAACACCTACCGCATCCCAGATTACTTCCGCCTGGACCTCGCTGTCAACATCGAGCCGGGACACTATCTGAAGCAGTTCTCCCATATGTCCTGGACCATCGGCGTCTACAACGTGACCGCCCATAAGAACGCCTATTCGGTCTTCTTCGAAGGGACGAAAAGCTATCTTCTCTCGGTCTTCGCCTACCCGATCCCTTATATCAACCTCAACCTGAAGTTCTGA
- a CDS encoding Glycosyltransferase involved in cell wall bisynthesis, whose translation MIMDRPTIFSPEQANVGLFCDVFPPVMDGVSVCMENYAHWMQKKVGGVCVITPNVPSADYSQLDYKVFDYFSFPVPKRHPYVTGIAEIDPTYLAKVATTRFKIVHAHSPFASGAAAYRISRLQKVPMVATFHSKYRDDFSRILPKLAVDIWIDAIVDFYERADLVWVPQESVVDVIREYGFKGHVEVMDNGSDLVADYPEKYFVEARQRLGIAPEEFVLLFVGQHIWEKNPRLIIESLARIPDVPFRMYFIGVGYAAEEMRKLVSERGLDNKVTFVGSITDRAKLTDYYAASDLFLFPSLYDNAPLVVREAAALHTPSIMAEGATASTILKDGENGFLVENDPDKMAQLLRELIHDPERVHRVGVQASKTIVRSWEDCVEEVLDRYNALLRSRGLPLIERPA comes from the coding sequence ATGATCATGGACAGACCGACCATATTTTCTCCGGAACAGGCCAATGTAGGCCTGTTCTGTGACGTTTTTCCCCCTGTGATGGACGGCGTGTCCGTGTGCATGGAGAACTATGCCCACTGGATGCAGAAGAAGGTGGGCGGGGTGTGCGTCATCACGCCCAACGTCCCGAGCGCGGACTACAGCCAGCTCGACTACAAAGTCTTTGACTATTTCTCGTTCCCGGTGCCCAAGCGTCACCCCTATGTGACCGGCATCGCCGAGATCGACCCGACCTACCTGGCCAAGGTGGCCACGACCCGTTTCAAGATCGTGCACGCGCACAGCCCCTTTGCCTCGGGCGCGGCGGCCTACCGCATCTCCCGCCTCCAGAAGGTCCCGATGGTGGCCACGTTCCACTCCAAATACCGCGACGACTTCTCCCGCATCCTGCCCAAGCTCGCCGTGGACATCTGGATCGACGCCATCGTCGATTTCTACGAGCGCGCCGACCTGGTCTGGGTGCCGCAGGAGTCCGTGGTCGACGTGATCCGCGAATATGGCTTCAAGGGCCACGTGGAGGTGATGGACAACGGTTCCGACCTCGTGGCGGACTATCCCGAGAAGTATTTCGTGGAGGCGCGCCAGCGCCTGGGGATCGCTCCGGAAGAATTCGTGCTGCTCTTCGTGGGCCAGCACATCTGGGAGAAGAACCCCCGCCTGATCATCGAGTCCCTGGCCCGCATCCCGGACGTGCCGTTCCGGATGTATTTCATCGGCGTCGGCTATGCCGCCGAAGAGATGAGGAAGCTCGTCAGCGAGCGGGGTCTGGACAACAAGGTGACCTTCGTGGGCTCCATCACGGACCGCGCGAAGCTGACCGACTATTATGCCGCATCGGACCTGTTCCTCTTCCCGTCGCTCTACGACAACGCCCCGCTCGTCGTGCGCGAGGCGGCGGCCCTGCACACCCCGTCCATAATGGCCGAGGGCGCCACGGCCTCCACCATCCTCAAGGACGGGGAGAACGGCTTCCTCGTGGAGAACGACCCGGACAAGATGGCGCAGCTGCTGCGCGAGCTGATCCACGACCCGGAGCGGGTGCACCGCGTGGGCGTGCAGGCTTCCAAGACCATCGTCCGGTCGTGGGAAGACTGCGTCGAAGAGGTCCTGGACCGCTACAACGCCCTGCTCAGGAGCCGCGGCCTGCCGCTCATCGAACGTCCAGCGTAG
- a CDS encoding uncharacterized hydrophobic domain-containing protein produces MSKFTKFFASLVNMRDHVDVQAASASIRGSIDFRGPNVFILACAIVIASVGLNLNSIPVIIGAMLISPLMGPILGFGLGLGTNDTALVKDALKNFAVMVVISIIASSLFYVLSPLQLEQQTELLARTNPTLYDVFIALFGGFAGILENSRKDKGGTVIPGVAIATALMPPLCTVGYGIAHLAPKFIFGALYLFIINTVFITLATFVTVKYLRFPHAFGQDDVMNRRNARWITVILVILLVPSVLTAIQMIRDNNFARSAQELVLGNKNLGKSYVYDYKIDLEQNPRVLELFLAGEKMETDARERIYLAAEEAGITRSQIVIHEDAAYKSGTMSESELIRDLMDGHSRQVRKLEGQVDSLSMAIEHFQAQKLPSELITREIAAQYEGVREVTLTRGESVQAADGQARPAVVAIVRCSQPLGEPERARIGQWLRVRLGVDDVTVIISDE; encoded by the coding sequence ATGAGCAAGTTTACAAAATTTTTCGCCAGTCTGGTGAATATGCGCGACCACGTCGACGTGCAGGCCGCTTCGGCCAGCATCCGCGGGAGCATCGATTTCCGCGGCCCCAACGTGTTCATCCTCGCCTGCGCGATCGTCATAGCCTCCGTCGGCCTCAACCTCAACTCCATCCCGGTGATCATCGGCGCGATGCTCATCTCCCCGCTGATGGGGCCGATCCTCGGCTTCGGCCTGGGCCTGGGCACCAACGACACCGCCCTGGTCAAGGACGCGCTCAAGAACTTCGCCGTGATGGTGGTGATCAGCATCATCGCCTCGTCGCTCTTCTACGTGCTCTCCCCGCTCCAGCTGGAGCAGCAGACGGAACTGCTCGCGCGCACCAACCCGACCCTCTACGACGTGTTCATCGCCCTGTTCGGCGGCTTTGCCGGCATCCTGGAGAATTCCCGCAAGGACAAGGGCGGCACCGTGATCCCGGGCGTGGCCATCGCCACCGCCCTGATGCCGCCGCTCTGCACCGTCGGCTACGGCATCGCGCACCTGGCGCCAAAGTTCATCTTCGGGGCCCTCTACCTGTTCATCATCAACACCGTCTTCATCACGCTCGCCACTTTCGTGACCGTCAAGTACCTGCGCTTCCCGCACGCCTTCGGCCAGGACGACGTGATGAACAGGCGCAACGCCCGCTGGATCACCGTCATCCTGGTCATCCTGCTGGTTCCGAGCGTGCTCACCGCCATCCAGATGATCCGGGACAACAATTTCGCGCGCAGCGCGCAGGAGCTCGTCCTGGGCAACAAGAACCTGGGCAAGAGCTACGTCTACGACTACAAGATCGACCTGGAGCAGAATCCGCGCGTGCTGGAACTCTTCCTGGCCGGCGAGAAGATGGAGACCGACGCCCGCGAGCGGATCTACCTGGCCGCCGAGGAGGCCGGCATCACCCGCAGCCAGATCGTCATCCACGAAGACGCCGCCTACAAGTCCGGGACAATGTCCGAGTCCGAGCTCATCCGCGACCTGATGGACGGGCATTCCCGCCAGGTCCGCAAGCTCGAGGGACAGGTCGATTCACTCTCGATGGCCATCGAGCACTTCCAGGCGCAGAAACTCCCCTCCGAGCTGATCACCCGCGAGATCGCCGCCCAGTATGAGGGCGTGCGGGAGGTCACGCTCACCCGCGGCGAGAGCGTCCAGGCCGCCGACGGGCAGGCCCGACCGGCCGTCGTGGCCATCGTCCGCTGCTCGCAGCCGCTCGGCGAGCCCGAGCGCGCCCGCATCGGCCAGTGGCTCCGCGTCCGCCTCGGCGTCGACGACGTCACCGTCATCATCTCCGACGAATAG